GGCGCAGCACTACGAGATCGTTCACTTCTCAAATATCGTTCCGTGTCTTCAAAAGGGCATGGACCCTGTTACTGGGGAGGCGACCGAACTACCCCGGCTCGTTAGTAGCGGGATATTCAATGACCCAAATGATCTGTGCCTCATGTTGGGGCTGGGCATTATGAGTTGCATTTACTGTGCAACGAGCCGGCCACAGGTTATCGGCGGGTTTCTCTGGTTACTCCCGATCCCGCTCTTCATTTACGCGCTGATGGACACACACTCCAAGGGGGGCCTTCTGGGCGTTCTCGCTGGTGGAAGCGCGTATTTGTATTCCCGGTTCGGTGGCCCCAAAGCACTCCCGTACGCAGCGGCAGGGGCTGTCGTAGCGGTGCTCGCGATCGGGGGTCGGCAAGCCAGTATCGGCGGAGGCGGGACGGCCCACGAGCGCCTCATGTTCTGGGCCGACGGGTTGAGCAACCTGTTTTCCCAACCGTTCTACATTCCAACCGGTTTGGGGATCGGCTGGTTTGTAAGCGAGAACGGCCTGGTGGCTCACAATTCCTTTGTCCAAGCTTACGTCGAACTCGGGTTATTGGGGGGGGGGGCATTTCTGGCTTCGTTCTACTTGAGTGCCCGGATTTTAGATCGGTTCGGCCGCGGGGTCAATGCTCCCCATTGGGTGCTGGACGCTAAAAACTACGGGTTCGGTGTCCTCATTGGTTACGCAATGGGGTGCTATTCGCTTACACGGAATTTTACTGTCACCACCTACCTTGTGCTCGGCATTTCCTCAGTGCTACTGGCGCAAGCGTCTCACACACTTCCCAACCGGTTCCAAGTAAACAGACAGTGGTTTAACTGGTTATTCTTTATGAGTGCAGTCGGCCTCGCGGCCCTGAAACTGATGACTCAAGCAATTAGTCTCGCTGGCGTGTAAGTCCCAATCACCACGTATGGCCGCAGATATAGAACCACTGAGCGATCGGCGAGCCTCCTCCTCGATTCGTCTTTAGTCTACCGGGAGCAAGTATTGAGTAACGCGCGGGCCGGATCAAAAATTAAACGCAACGTAGCGTGGAGCGTTACAGGTCTCGCGGTAGAGATGGCTGCGGGGTTTCTCGTCTTGCCGTTTCTCCTCGATAAACTCGGGAAATCGACTTATGGGATCTGGTTGATTCTTGGCGCACTCACGAGTTATTTTGGCCTATTGGAAATGGGCGTCCGAGGATCTATCGGGCGCCACATTGCTTTCCATCACGCTAAAGGCGATCAAGACGCGACAAACCAAACCTTAACCAGTGGCATTGCACTCCTATTTGGGATAGGCTCCGTCGCATGCCTGATACTCATAGCATTTGAGCAGACCTTCATAAATTTATACAAAATAACAGAATCCGAACACAAAGCCATATCTATCACCTTTCGTATCGTGGCCCTCAACCTCGCAATTACTCTTCTTGGGACAGCTTTCGATGCCGCGTTATGGGGCGTCCAAAGATTCGACAGATTAAATTTAATCAACATCTTAGTCTCGCTACTTCGCCTTATTGCAACCTTTACCCTAATTGAATCAGACAGCGATATAATAATATTATCAATCATCTCAATCACAGCGTCGATTGCAAATCTGCTAGCAAAAGCCACATTGTATTTCAACGCCGTCCCGACAGCCCGATTAACTCCCCGGCTCATGAATCGCTCTGCCCTTCGCCAACTTATCGGATACGGGAGTTGGCACATGCTCACCACACTAGCAAACCTTTCCCGCACACAGTTTGGCCCCATCTTGATTGGGGCAACTCTTGGATTATCGCTTGTTCCATTTTTTTCTATAGCAAGCCGCCTTCTAGTGACAATCACCTCAACGCTCGTTGCCGCAACCGGCGTTCTGACTCCACACGCGACAACTCTCCATGCCACCAACCAGATCGAACACCAGCGCAAATTGTTCCTCGTAGGTGGTGGCCACGCCGCCGCACTGGGTATGTTCCTAATGGGAGGCTTGCTAGCGGTTGCAAAACCATTGATAACAATTTGGGTCGGCTCCAAATTTTCGGCAAACGAAATCACCACCATTGCAACCCTCCTCAGTGTCTTAATATTGGGAGAGCTCCTTCCAAATTCTCAACAGGTATCAAATTCCATTATTTTAGCCACAGCGCGTCACCGTTCACTCGCGATTTTCGCGGTGATCGAAACAATATCTGTCTGCATCCTCGTAGTTGTCTTACTCTCCCCTTTTGGGCTGATCGGCCTTGGGGCTGCAATCGCTGCGCCTGCCTTTTTTTTACGCGGCGCGTGCCCGTTAATTTACGGCTGTCAAATATTGAATATACCCATTCGCAACTATGTGACGCGAACAATCGCCCCTCCTTTTTTCTGCATGACAGTGTCCGCCCTCCCAATCCTTGCCACTCGCATTGGCAATTCGGATAATGAATGGATAAATTTAATCGCCAACGGGTCAATTTATACATTATTATTTGCATCAACATACACATTTACAATTAACAGGTCGCCGATACAGTCAATCATCAATCGCATTACCCCACAGGAACGTCAATTGCGCCCTCCAGACCAGACACTGCCATCGCAACCCGCAGCATCTGAAACCAGTGCCCGCAAATAAGAATTGCCCTTGCACATCAGCTGATTGTTAAATTTACCAAATGCATCATACACCGCTGTATCAGAACGCCGAAACGTGCATAAACCACACAACACGACCTGACACTACGGCGAGTTCTGAAGCGTCGAATAGGATCGCTCATTGGAGGCACCCGATGACGGAACAGGAAATTGCGACTTTTGCGAGTAACTACGGTCCGTAGGTAAGCAAAGCTACCCGTTTGGAGGTTCTGGGAACGGGCGTTCGGATCCGTCCCAGAGCGCTCTCAACAAGGTGGCGTTACACTTCAATCGGATGAGCCGGTCGAGGATCCGGTCGTTCCGATGGCCGTGTCCCGGAAACGAAGTCGGACCGTTGGGAGTACTTCAACCCGCGGATCACGAGCTCGACCGGGTTCCGTTCGAGCGCGTCGGGCGGGAGCCGGCCCAGGTGCATCCCTGGGGGCGGCGCAAGAACGCGCGGATCACCGGGCCCTCGTGAGCGGGGCCACCGTCCCACACTACAAGCATGTTCCCCGGAGCGGCCGCAGTCGGTGCCAGAGAAACGCGACCACTTCACCGACCCCGAAGTATCCGTCGATGCGGTGGCGACACGTCACGGCCTCAAGCACCGATACCTTGTGGCGCCGCCCCGCGCATCACCGGGTGCGCCTGCGCGGGCCCAACGGATTGAGGAACAAACCGGTCTCGTCGATCGGGACCAGGTGGGCACTCGGCCCGGGCCTTTTTTGAATCCGCTCCCGGTCCCGGGCCACCCACCGGTCGATCCCCGATTGGTCCCGTTGCCGGGCCGGGCGCGCGGGCTTCTGCGGGGAGTCGTTGCGCGCCGAGAGCCACTCGCGCAGGTCGCTCGGGTGGAACCGGACCCCGAACCGCGTGTGGATCCGCTCGGGCACCCGGCGCGCGGTCCACAGGTCCGTATCGAACCCGTACGCGGTCGGGGGCCGATCGAGGCACCCGAGTACCTGGCACTCCGGGGCACCGGTCAGGAACCCCGGGCCACCGGGCGTGGGCTTGGCCTTCAGGCCCGGTCGCCCGGGGTTCTTGACCGGGCCACCCACGTGGCCGCGGTGACCCGATGCACACCCCGGAACGCGACCACGTCCTTCTGTGACCACCCCGCGGAGACACGCCGCACCGCCAGCATGCGACGCGCCTCCAACTCGGCTAACGTTCCTTTGCTCCTCATACCCAGCTACTTATAAACACGCCCGCAACTGAGGAGCTTTGCGCTCCTGCGCGGCATTAGTCGGGCATTACGCACGATTTTTATAAACAAATTACATAATATTTATGCAATTATTTATAATATTATCTTTTCGTTCATGCTGCGGGATCGTCAAACCCATCGCGCGGGCGTATGGGATTGCGATGCGCGCACTCCAAGAGTTCCTGGCCGCCGATTGGCAACATAAGGCGCACACAATAACCTCCGTCGGCGCGCCGCCCTGATTATCGTCGATTACTCCGACGCCGCTTGATAACAGTCAGAACAATCGATGCGACAATTACACAAATTCGAGACACTTTACACTCGAGTCGCAGCGCCGGTACTTGATGCGTGGGCAAGATCGACAACGA
This region of Gemmata massiliana genomic DNA includes:
- a CDS encoding lipopolysaccharide biosynthesis protein, encoding MSNARAGSKIKRNVAWSVTGLAVEMAAGFLVLPFLLDKLGKSTYGIWLILGALTSYFGLLEMGVRGSIGRHIAFHHAKGDQDATNQTLTSGIALLFGIGSVACLILIAFEQTFINLYKITESEHKAISITFRIVALNLAITLLGTAFDAALWGVQRFDRLNLINILVSLLRLIATFTLIESDSDIIILSIISITASIANLLAKATLYFNAVPTARLTPRLMNRSALRQLIGYGSWHMLTTLANLSRTQFGPILIGATLGLSLVPFFSIASRLLVTITSTLVAATGVLTPHATTLHATNQIEHQRKLFLVGGGHAAALGMFLMGGLLAVAKPLITIWVGSKFSANEITTIATLLSVLILGELLPNSQQVSNSIILATARHRSLAIFAVIETISVCILVVVLLSPFGLIGLGAAIAAPAFFLRGACPLIYGCQILNIPIRNYVTRTIAPPFFCMTVSALPILATRIGNSDNEWINLIANGSIYTLLFASTYTFTINRSPIQSIINRITPQERQLRPPDQTLPSQPAASETSARK
- a CDS encoding winged helix-turn-helix domain-containing protein; translation: MGGPVKNPGRPGLKAKPTPGGPGFLTGAPECQVLGCLDRPPTAYGFDTDLWTARRVPERIHTRFGVRFHPSDLREWLSARNDSPQKPARPARQRDQSGIDRWVARDRERIQKRPGPSAHLVPIDETGLFLNPLGPRRRTR